Proteins co-encoded in one Lysobacter solisilvae genomic window:
- a CDS encoding NADP-dependent isocitrate dehydrogenase, producing MSANVSPSASKILYTLTDEAPYLATGSLLPIVAAFTATAGVRVETRDISLAGRILSQFPEFLREDQKVADDLAELGQLATTPEANIIKLPNVSASLPQLMAAIKELQEEGYALPDYPAEPRGEQDNEIKLRYDRIKGSAVNPVLREGNSDRRAPASVKAYARKHPHRMGAWRSDSKSHVAHMAGGDFYGSEQSAVIAQPTTLKIRFTGSDGRSSMLKTGLKVKAGEVIDSAVMSTRALAGFIDAQIDDAKAQGVLFSLHLKATMMKVSDPIMFGVVVNRFYAPVLERHAAALEQAGFDANNGIGDLYARLPTLPADTRQQIEADIAQLYAQRPGLAMVNSDKGITNLHVPSDVIVDASMPAMLRDSGCMWNAQGKLQDTKAVIPDRCYAGIYEAVIEDCKANGAFDPATMGSVPNVGLMAQKAEEYGSHDKTFQIAADGVVSVLDEADNVLLEHPVAAGDIWRMCQTKDAPIQDWVKLAVNRARLSKTPAVFWLDSARAHDRNIIAKVERYLRDHDTTGLTLRILSPVEAMKFSLQRIRAGQDTISCTGNVLRDYLTDLFPIMELGTSAKMLSIVPLMAGGGLFETGAGGSAPKHVQQFVEENYLRWDSLGEFLALAASLEHLANHTGNPRAQVLADALDAANAKFLDNDKSPSRKVGGIDNRGSHFYLAMYWAQALAEQDADAELKAKFAPLAQALTANEKKIVDELIAVQGKPVDIGGYYKPDMDKLSPAMRPSATLNAALAAL from the coding sequence ATGTCTGCCAACGTGTCCCCGAGCGCTTCCAAGATCCTCTACACCCTGACCGATGAAGCGCCGTACCTGGCCACCGGCTCGCTGCTGCCCATCGTCGCGGCGTTCACCGCCACCGCCGGCGTCCGCGTGGAGACGCGCGACATCTCGCTGGCCGGGCGGATCCTCTCGCAGTTCCCGGAGTTCCTGCGCGAGGACCAGAAGGTGGCCGACGACCTGGCCGAACTGGGCCAGCTGGCGACGACGCCGGAAGCCAACATCATCAAGCTGCCCAACGTCAGCGCCTCGCTGCCGCAGCTGATGGCCGCGATCAAGGAGCTGCAGGAAGAGGGCTACGCGCTCCCCGACTATCCCGCCGAACCGCGTGGCGAACAGGACAACGAGATCAAGCTGCGCTACGACCGGATCAAGGGCAGCGCGGTCAATCCTGTGCTGCGCGAAGGCAATTCCGACCGTCGTGCGCCGGCCTCGGTGAAGGCCTACGCACGCAAGCACCCGCACCGGATGGGCGCATGGCGCAGTGATTCGAAGTCGCACGTCGCGCACATGGCCGGTGGCGACTTCTACGGCAGCGAGCAGTCGGCGGTGATCGCGCAGCCGACCACGCTGAAGATCCGCTTCACCGGCAGCGACGGCCGCAGCAGCATGCTCAAGACCGGCCTCAAGGTGAAGGCGGGCGAGGTCATCGATTCGGCGGTGATGAGCACCCGCGCGCTCGCCGGCTTCATCGACGCGCAGATCGACGACGCCAAGGCGCAGGGCGTGCTGTTCTCCCTGCACCTCAAGGCGACGATGATGAAGGTCTCCGACCCGATCATGTTCGGCGTCGTGGTCAACCGCTTCTACGCACCGGTGCTGGAACGGCATGCCGCCGCGCTGGAGCAGGCCGGCTTCGACGCCAACAACGGCATCGGCGACCTGTACGCGCGCCTGCCCACGCTGCCGGCCGACACCCGCCAGCAGATCGAGGCCGACATCGCGCAGCTGTATGCGCAGCGCCCCGGCCTGGCGATGGTCAATTCCGACAAGGGCATCACCAACCTGCACGTGCCCAGCGACGTCATCGTCGATGCGTCGATGCCGGCGATGCTGCGCGACAGCGGCTGCATGTGGAACGCGCAAGGCAAGCTGCAGGACACCAAGGCGGTGATCCCGGACCGCTGCTACGCCGGCATCTACGAGGCGGTCATCGAGGACTGCAAGGCCAACGGCGCCTTCGACCCGGCCACCATGGGGTCGGTCCCCAACGTCGGCCTGATGGCGCAGAAGGCCGAGGAGTACGGCTCCCACGACAAGACCTTCCAGATCGCGGCCGACGGCGTGGTCAGCGTGCTGGACGAGGCCGACAACGTCCTGCTGGAGCATCCGGTCGCCGCCGGCGACATCTGGCGCATGTGCCAGACCAAGGACGCGCCGATCCAGGACTGGGTGAAGCTCGCGGTCAACCGCGCGCGCCTGTCGAAGACGCCGGCGGTGTTCTGGCTCGACAGCGCGCGTGCGCACGACCGCAACATCATCGCCAAGGTCGAGCGCTACCTGCGCGACCACGACACCACCGGCCTGACCCTGCGCATCCTGTCCCCGGTGGAAGCGATGAAGTTCTCGCTGCAGCGCATCCGCGCGGGCCAGGACACGATCTCGTGCACGGGCAACGTGCTGCGCGACTATCTCACCGACCTGTTCCCGATCATGGAGCTGGGCACCAGCGCCAAGATGCTGTCGATCGTGCCGCTGATGGCCGGTGGCGGGCTGTTCGAGACCGGCGCGGGCGGCTCGGCGCCCAAGCACGTGCAGCAGTTCGTGGAAGAGAACTACCTGCGCTGGGATTCGCTGGGCGAATTCCTCGCCCTCGCCGCCTCGCTGGAGCACCTGGCCAACCACACCGGCAACCCGCGCGCGCAGGTGCTGGCCGACGCGCTGGACGCGGCGAATGCGAAATTCCTGGACAACGACAAGTCGCCCTCGCGCAAGGTCGGCGGGATCGACAACCGTGGCAGCCACTTCTACCTGGCCATGTACTGGGCGCAGGCCCTCGCCGAGCAGGATGCGGATGCGGAGCTGAAGGCCAAGTTCGCGCCGCTGGCGCAGGCGCTGACGGCGAACGAGAAGAAGATCGTCGACGA